The stretch of DNA GACGGCGTTCTGGCCGCGGTTCCCGAGGCCGTGCTGCGCGGCGCCCCGGGGGCCGGGCGGCTGCCGGGCAACGCCCACTTCACCTTCCCCGGCTGCGAGGGCGATTCCCTGCTGTTTCTGCTGGACCTGGCGGGCGTCGAGTCCTCCACCGGTTCGGCGTGTACGGCAGGCGTTCCGCGGCCCTCCCACGTGCTGCTGGCCATGGGCCTGGACGAGTATACGGCCAGGGGCGCGCAGCGCTTCACCCTGGGGCACTCCTCGACGGATGCGGACGTCGACGCCCTGCTGGCTGCCCTGCCGGACGCCTATCTCCGTGCCCGCCAGGCGGGCATGGCCGGACACGAATCAAGCATCCAGACCGCCGCAACCGTTGCCCGTCAATCCGCCCGTCAGGCTGGCGGCAGCAGCTGATCCAGCGGGATGTCCGCGTTCGCCAGGACTGCGGCGCAGAAGGCCCGTCAGGCTTTTGGGGAGGAATCGGCGTGGCGATAGAATGGTCGGCGGGCATTGTGTTATCCCCGGCCGCCCAACCGGCCCGGGGCAAGCGCCCGACAAAGCCTCCCGCCTAACGAAAGCCAGTATGCGAGTTCTTGCAGCCATGAGCGGCGGCGTTGATTCCGCCGTCGCCGCAGCCCGCGCCGTCGAAGCCGGCCACGACGTCGTCGGTGTCCACCTGGCGCTGTCCCGGATGCCGGGCACCCTGCGTACCGGCAGCCGCGGGTGTTGCACCATCGAGGATTCCCGCGACGCCTGGCGTGCCTGTGATGTCCTCGGCATCCCGTATTACGTCTGGGACTTCTCGGAGCGCTTCAAGGAGGACGTGGTCCAGGACTTCATCGACGAGTATGCCGCAGGGCGCACCCCGAACCCGTGCATGCGCTGCAACGAACGGATCAAATTCGCGGCGCTGCTGGAGAAGGCGATCGCCCTGGGCTTCGATGCCGTCTGCACCGGGCACTACGCCAAGGTGATCACCGATGCGGACGGCAACCCCGAGCTGCACCGGGCCGCCGACTGGGCGAAGGACCAGAGCTACGTACTCGGGGTCCTTACCCACGAGCAGCTCAAGCACTCCATGTTCCCGCTGGCCGAGACGCCGTCCAAGGCCGAGGTGCGCGCCGAAGCCGAACGCCGTGGCCTCTCCGTGGCGAACAAGCCCGACAGCCATGACATCTGCTTTATTCCCGACGGCGACACCGCCGGCTGGCTTGCCGAGAAGATTGAGATGACGGCCGGCGACATCGTGGACGAATCCGGCGCCAAAGTCGGCGAACATCCGGGCGCCAACGCGTTCACCGTCGGCCAGCGCCGCGGGTTGAAGCTGGGCACTCCGGCGGCTGACGGCAAGCCCCGCTTTGTCCTGGAGATCAGGCCCAAGGAGAACAAGGTGGTGGTCGGCCCCGAGGCCCTCCTGGCCATCGACGAAATCCGCGGCATCAAGGTCTCCTGGGCCGGGCTGCCGATCGCTGCAATAGCCACCGGTGAGGACTTTGACTGCTAC from Arthrobacter sp. B3I9 encodes:
- the mnmA gene encoding tRNA 2-thiouridine(34) synthase MnmA → MRVLAAMSGGVDSAVAAARAVEAGHDVVGVHLALSRMPGTLRTGSRGCCTIEDSRDAWRACDVLGIPYYVWDFSERFKEDVVQDFIDEYAAGRTPNPCMRCNERIKFAALLEKAIALGFDAVCTGHYAKVITDADGNPELHRAADWAKDQSYVLGVLTHEQLKHSMFPLAETPSKAEVRAEAERRGLSVANKPDSHDICFIPDGDTAGWLAEKIEMTAGDIVDESGAKVGEHPGANAFTVGQRRGLKLGTPAADGKPRFVLEIRPKENKVVVGPEALLAIDEIRGIKVSWAGLPIAAIATGEDFDCYAQVRAHGDPVPATARMEAAAGAGEPGNLVVTLMEPLRGVAPGQTVVLYQGSRVLGQATIDAARSLQREAL